A window from Tenacibaculum singaporense encodes these proteins:
- a CDS encoding trimeric intracellular cation channel family protein has protein sequence MDVIYAIDIAGTFAFAISGALVAIRKKFDVFGVIIIAFVTAVGGGMTRDVLINAHPINWIGDINYIWTILIAVAATFLFRSKIAPLRRTMFLFDTIGISVFTLLGVQKGINFNLHPFVALVMGMSSAVMGGVIRDVLTNEIPLIFHREIYASACLAGGIVYLLLYPLNINEDILFVISAGIIILVRTIAVQYKLELPRIKKDVFGK, from the coding sequence ATGGATGTAATTTACGCCATAGACATTGCTGGAACTTTTGCCTTTGCTATTAGTGGAGCATTGGTTGCTATTAGAAAAAAGTTTGATGTTTTTGGAGTCATTATCATAGCTTTTGTTACTGCCGTAGGAGGCGGAATGACAAGAGATGTACTTATTAACGCACACCCTATAAATTGGATTGGGGATATTAACTATATCTGGACAATATTAATAGCTGTTGCAGCAACCTTTTTATTTCGAAGTAAAATAGCACCGTTAAGAAGAACCATGTTTTTGTTTGATACTATTGGTATAAGTGTGTTTACGTTATTAGGTGTTCAAAAAGGAATAAACTTTAATTTACATCCGTTTGTAGCCTTGGTAATGGGAATGTCTTCCGCAGTAATGGGAGGTGTAATTAGGGATGTGCTAACAAATGAAATTCCGTTAATTTTTCATAGAGAAATATATGCGTCAGCCTGTTTAGCAGGAGGAATTGTTTATCTACTTTTATATCCTTTAAATATCAATGAAGATATACTCTTTGTTATTTCTGCAGGAATAATTATTCTTGTAAGAACAATTGCTGTACAATATAAATTGGAGCTTCCTCGAATAAAAAAAGATGTATTTGGTAAATAA
- a CDS encoding MaoC family dehydratase: MKKLVFENLNELSNIEGKQLPVGEWYTVTQQMINDFANATLDKQWIHIDTAKAAKYSPTKTTIAHGFMSVSMLSELISKQFEVKSVTMGLNYGLNKVRFPNPVPVNSELRLISSVKLIEDFQNGKKLTFDCTIEIKGQEKPACVAEFIFVLFE; encoded by the coding sequence ATGAAAAAATTAGTTTTTGAAAATTTAAATGAACTTTCTAATATAGAAGGAAAACAGTTACCGGTAGGAGAGTGGTATACTGTAACTCAACAAATGATTAATGATTTTGCCAATGCTACATTAGATAAACAGTGGATTCATATTGACACAGCAAAAGCGGCTAAATATTCTCCAACAAAAACAACAATTGCACACGGATTCATGTCTGTTTCTATGCTGTCAGAACTAATATCTAAACAATTTGAAGTAAAAAGTGTAACTATGGGGTTAAATTACGGATTGAATAAAGTTCGTTTTCCTAATCCTGTGCCTGTAAATAGTGAATTACGTTTAATTAGTTCTGTTAAGCTAATAGAAGACTTTCAAAACGGTAAAAAGTTAACTTTTGATTGTACGATAGAAATAAAGGGACAAGAAAAACCAGCCTGTGTTGCCGAATTTATTTTTGTTCTATTTGAATAA
- the recG gene encoding ATP-dependent DNA helicase RecG, which produces MNLNHPVTYIKGISVARAELLFTELGIKTCNDLLHLFPFRYIDKTQFYTINQLQQNSAEVQIVGKITGVKTVKQKRGSRLVATFSDATGTMELVWFKGVKWIKDSLKVNVPYVIYGKLNWYNGIPNMPHPEMETVKEYKSKLQMAMQPVYPSTEKLSTKGISNKVMRTMIQNLFQQAYNEIEETFPAYFIEEHQFLGKKESLLNIHFPKNQELLAKAQYRLKFEELFFIQLQLLQKKLIRKSKLKGFVFEQVGEEFTDFYNNHLPFDLTGAQKRVLKEIRKDVGSGAHMNRLLQGDVGSGKTIVALLTMLLAIDNGYQATIMAPTEILATQHYNGIIELLEKTDIKVELLTGSTKTKKRREIHESLLDGSLHILIGTHAILEEKVQFENLGIAIIDEQHRFGVAQRRKLWEKSSSDGRAIPPHILVMTATPIPRTLAMSVYGDLDISVIDELPPGRKEIKTVHRYDSNRLGVFKFLKDEIAKGRQAYVVYPLIQESEAMDYKDLMDGYESISREFPSPKYQISIVHGQMKPADKDYEMERFAKGDTQIMVATTVIEVGVNVPNASVMVIESAERFGLSQLHQLRGRVGRGAEQSYCILLSSYKLSSDGKTRLQTMVETTDGFKIAEVDLKLRGPGNIMGTQQSGVLNLKIADVVKDSPILHVARKAAINILQEDPNLSEIKNSSLLKAYEKLRKTSGIWSNIS; this is translated from the coding sequence ATGAATTTAAACCACCCCGTAACATATATAAAAGGAATTAGTGTTGCCAGAGCAGAGTTACTATTTACCGAGTTAGGTATTAAGACTTGTAATGACCTGTTGCATCTTTTTCCGTTTAGGTATATTGATAAAACACAGTTTTATACGATTAATCAGTTGCAACAAAACTCTGCTGAAGTACAAATAGTAGGTAAGATTACGGGCGTAAAAACCGTAAAGCAAAAAAGAGGAAGTAGGTTAGTGGCTACTTTTTCAGATGCTACAGGTACTATGGAGTTAGTTTGGTTTAAAGGTGTAAAATGGATTAAAGATAGTTTAAAAGTAAACGTTCCGTACGTTATTTATGGGAAGTTAAATTGGTATAATGGTATTCCTAATATGCCACACCCAGAAATGGAGACAGTAAAAGAATACAAAAGTAAGCTACAAATGGCTATGCAACCGGTATATCCTTCTACTGAAAAATTAAGTACGAAAGGAATAAGTAACAAGGTTATGCGTACGATGATTCAAAACTTGTTTCAACAAGCGTATAATGAAATAGAAGAAACTTTTCCGGCTTATTTTATTGAAGAACATCAATTCTTAGGTAAAAAAGAATCGTTATTAAATATTCACTTTCCTAAGAATCAAGAATTATTAGCCAAAGCGCAATATCGATTGAAGTTTGAAGAATTATTCTTTATTCAGTTACAATTACTACAGAAAAAACTCATACGAAAATCAAAACTAAAAGGATTTGTTTTTGAACAGGTAGGAGAGGAGTTTACCGATTTTTACAACAATCATTTACCTTTTGACTTAACGGGAGCTCAAAAACGAGTATTGAAAGAAATTCGTAAAGATGTAGGCTCTGGAGCACATATGAATCGATTATTACAAGGTGATGTAGGTTCTGGGAAAACGATTGTAGCATTATTAACTATGTTGTTAGCCATTGATAATGGCTACCAAGCCACAATAATGGCACCGACAGAGATACTTGCAACACAGCACTATAATGGGATAATAGAATTATTAGAGAAAACCGATATTAAAGTTGAATTATTAACAGGATCTACCAAAACAAAAAAACGTAGAGAAATTCATGAAAGCTTACTAGATGGTTCTTTGCATATTTTGATTGGCACTCACGCTATTTTAGAAGAAAAAGTACAGTTTGAAAATCTAGGGATTGCTATTATTGATGAGCAACATCGTTTTGGAGTAGCACAGAGAAGAAAGTTGTGGGAAAAAAGTTCATCTGATGGAAGAGCTATTCCTCCTCATATTTTGGTGATGACTGCGACACCTATACCAAGAACATTGGCTATGTCTGTGTATGGTGATTTAGATATTTCCGTAATTGATGAATTGCCTCCTGGACGTAAAGAAATTAAAACTGTACACCGTTATGATAGTAATCGTTTGGGTGTTTTTAAGTTCTTGAAAGATGAAATTGCTAAAGGGAGACAAGCTTATGTGGTATATCCTTTAATCCAAGAATCTGAAGCGATGGATTACAAAGACTTAATGGATGGATATGAAAGTATTTCTAGAGAATTTCCTTCTCCTAAATATCAAATTAGTATTGTTCATGGTCAAATGAAACCTGCTGATAAAGACTATGAAATGGAACGTTTTGCCAAAGGAGATACTCAAATTATGGTAGCTACTACGGTTATTGAGGTAGGAGTAAATGTACCAAATGCCTCTGTAATGGTTATAGAAAGTGCTGAACGTTTTGGATTAAGTCAGTTGCATCAATTGCGAGGTAGAGTAGGACGTGGAGCTGAACAAAGTTACTGTATTTTATTATCGAGCTATAAATTGTCTTCTGATGGGAAAACTCGATTACAAACGATGGTAGAAACTACAGATGGATTTAAAATTGCTGAAGTGGATTTAAAACTTCGTGGCCCTGGAAATATTATGGGAACACAACAAAGTGGAGTATTAAATCTTAAAATAGCAGATGTTGTTAAAGATAGTCCAATATTACATGTAGCGCGTAAAGCTGCTATAAACATACTTCAAGAAGATCCTAATTTGTCAGAAATAAAAAATTCCAGCTTGCTGAAAGCTTATGAAAAGCTTAGAAAAACAAGTGGAATTTGGAGTAATATAAGT
- a CDS encoding acyl-CoA thioesterase: MNLFEQKHIVTSEEIDEYNHVNNVVYVQWMQNISDAHWKELSKNVKNIDYVWFVIRHEVDYKNQAVLGDEVTLRTWVGKTEGIRSIRHFEMYRGETLLVKSQTTFCLLDANTKKPKRITKEVTNLLLP; this comes from the coding sequence ATGAATTTATTTGAACAAAAACATATTGTAACTTCAGAAGAAATAGATGAATACAACCATGTAAACAATGTGGTGTATGTACAATGGATGCAAAACATTTCAGATGCTCATTGGAAAGAACTTTCTAAAAATGTAAAGAACATCGATTATGTGTGGTTTGTTATTAGACATGAAGTTGATTATAAAAATCAAGCCGTATTAGGAGATGAAGTAACACTTAGGACTTGGGTTGGAAAAACAGAAGGGATAAGATCCATACGTCATTTTGAAATGTATAGAGGAGAAACTTTATTAGTAAAATCTCAAACTACATTTTGTTTGTTAGATGCTAACACAAAAAAACCTAAAAGAATTACGAAAGAGGTAACAAACTTATTGTTACCGTAA
- a CDS encoding DEAD/DEAH box helicase, whose amino-acid sequence MTTFTALGVRKEYVKGLKELGITTPTEVQQETIPYLLENNSDFIGLAQTGTGKTAAYGLPILHKIDASKDNVQALILSPTRELVQQIKKQLFKFTKYVNDKIFVEAVYGGEKIERQINNLKRTTHIIVATPGRLIDLIERGDVDLKNIKTLVLDEADEMLSMGFKLELNRILKYTSGTRKTWLFSATMPDEIRSIIKKYMNASAKQVEVNKNVLVNANITHQFVTTTIPEKTDVIIKFLEKRHAERGIIFSRTKAGAQKLTKELQQDGFSVEALEGDMQQKERDKVMRAFKNGNLQVLVSTDVSARGIDVQNLAFVIHHQLPEQLEYYTHRSGRTARAGKRGISLALILQNERSRLAEIERTLQIQFSEISI is encoded by the coding sequence ATGACAACATTTACCGCATTAGGAGTACGAAAAGAATATGTTAAGGGATTGAAAGAGTTAGGAATAACAACTCCTACTGAAGTACAACAAGAAACTATACCTTATTTACTTGAAAATAATTCAGATTTTATAGGATTAGCACAAACAGGTACAGGGAAAACTGCTGCTTATGGCTTGCCTATTTTACATAAAATAGATGCTTCAAAAGACAATGTACAAGCGTTAATTTTATCACCTACAAGAGAATTGGTACAACAGATAAAGAAACAACTATTTAAGTTTACAAAATATGTTAATGATAAAATTTTTGTAGAAGCTGTTTACGGTGGTGAAAAGATTGAACGTCAAATCAACAATTTAAAAAGAACCACGCATATTATTGTAGCAACTCCAGGACGTTTGATTGATTTAATAGAAAGGGGCGATGTAGATTTAAAAAATATCAAAACCTTAGTACTTGATGAAGCAGATGAAATGCTTAGTATGGGGTTTAAATTAGAATTAAATCGTATTTTAAAATATACTTCTGGTACTCGTAAAACATGGTTGTTTTCGGCAACAATGCCAGATGAAATTAGAAGTATTATAAAAAAATACATGAATGCTTCAGCAAAACAAGTTGAAGTAAACAAAAATGTATTGGTGAATGCCAACATTACGCATCAGTTTGTAACAACTACGATTCCTGAAAAAACCGATGTTATTATTAAGTTTTTGGAAAAAAGACATGCTGAAAGAGGAATCATTTTCTCAAGAACCAAAGCAGGAGCTCAAAAACTAACAAAAGAATTACAACAAGATGGGTTTTCAGTAGAAGCTTTAGAAGGAGATATGCAACAAAAAGAGCGTGATAAAGTAATGCGTGCTTTTAAAAACGGTAATCTTCAAGTATTAGTGTCAACAGATGTTTCAGCTAGGGGAATTGATGTTCAAAACTTAGCTTTTGTTATTCATCACCAATTACCAGAACAACTAGAGTACTATACACACCGAAGTGGTAGAACTGCTAGAGCAGGGAAAAGAGGAATTTCTTTAGCATTGATTCTTCAAAATGAAAGAAGTCGTTTAGCTGAAATAGAAAGAACATTACAAATACAATTTTCTGAAATATCAATATAA
- a CDS encoding RsmB/NOP family class I SAM-dependent RNA methyltransferase — MRLHRNLVFAVIDSLRDIFNEDVYADKAVEKALKRDKRWGARDRKFVAETIYDVVRWKRLYAEIANVKAPYSRPDLWRLFAVWCVLKGIQLPDWNQIEPTPTRRIKGKFDELLKTRKFRESIPDWIDEVGVQELGEEVWTKEIAALNKQAEVILRTNTLNTTKAHLQKQLASEGIDTEFIKGYDDALKLVERANVFKTEAFKKGFFEVQDASSQLVAAYLDVEPGMKVVDTCAGAGGKTLHLASLMKNKGQVIAMDIYESKLKKLKVRARRNGVHNIDTRVIDSTKVIKKLQGKADRVLIDAPCSGLGVIRRNPDSKWKLQPEFLDKIRGTQQEVLQQYSKMVKPGGKMVYATCSVLPSENQQQVEFFLASDAGKDFKFVKDEKVLSHKSGYDGFYMALLERK; from the coding sequence ATGAGATTACATAGAAATTTAGTTTTCGCGGTTATTGATAGCTTACGCGATATTTTTAATGAAGATGTGTATGCAGACAAAGCTGTTGAAAAAGCTTTAAAGAGAGATAAACGCTGGGGAGCACGTGATAGAAAGTTTGTTGCTGAAACTATTTATGATGTGGTTCGTTGGAAACGATTATATGCAGAAATAGCAAATGTAAAAGCACCGTATTCTCGTCCTGATTTATGGCGATTATTTGCTGTTTGGTGTGTACTAAAAGGAATTCAGTTACCTGATTGGAATCAAATTGAACCTACCCCTACTAGAAGAATTAAAGGTAAGTTTGATGAGCTATTAAAAACAAGAAAATTTAGAGAGTCTATTCCTGACTGGATTGATGAAGTAGGTGTACAAGAATTAGGTGAAGAGGTTTGGACCAAAGAAATAGCTGCTTTAAACAAACAAGCAGAAGTTATCTTACGTACAAATACTTTAAATACAACCAAAGCTCATTTACAAAAACAGTTAGCTTCTGAAGGAATTGACACTGAATTTATCAAAGGATATGATGATGCTTTAAAATTAGTAGAAAGGGCGAATGTTTTTAAAACAGAAGCCTTTAAAAAAGGTTTTTTTGAAGTTCAAGATGCTTCGTCACAATTAGTAGCTGCTTATTTAGATGTAGAACCAGGCATGAAGGTAGTAGACACTTGTGCTGGTGCTGGTGGAAAGACATTACACTTGGCTTCTTTAATGAAAAATAAAGGACAAGTTATAGCAATGGATATTTACGAGAGTAAATTGAAAAAGCTAAAAGTACGTGCTAGAAGAAACGGGGTTCACAATATTGATACTCGTGTAATTGATTCAACCAAAGTAATTAAAAAATTACAAGGAAAAGCTGATAGGGTATTGATTGATGCTCCATGTTCTGGTTTGGGAGTAATTAGAAGAAACCCTGATAGTAAGTGGAAATTACAACCTGAGTTTTTAGATAAAATTCGTGGTACACAACAAGAAGTATTACAACAATACTCTAAAATGGTAAAGCCAGGTGGGAAAATGGTATATGCCACTTGCTCAGTATTACCTTCAGAAAATCAACAACAAGTTGAGTTCTTTTTAGCTTCTGATGCAGGAAAAGATTTTAAATTTGTAAAAGACGAAAAAGTACTATCGCATAAATCTGGTTACGACGGATTTTATATGGCCTTACTAGAAAGAAAGTAA